The sequence GGATTTCCTGGAATTTCAAAAAAAACGTCTTGTTGTTCTACAATATATCTATTAGCTTTGTTAAAGAACTCCCTTTCCTTCTTATTTCTCAATTTAAAATCACTCAATCGTATGAAGGTAGCCATTTTCACACATCCCCTATAACTTCTCGCATTTTTTCAGTTGTTAAGAAAATACCTGCCATTGTAACAGGTTTGGATATTTGAATTTCTTTTTTATATCTTTTTAATCCAGTTAATTCTAAAACCAATGCTTTTTTGTTTTCCCTGCCTTTGGCATATCTTCTAAACTCATCATCTGATATCATCAACCGTCCATGATACGTGTTTAAGATTGTATTCATATCCAAAAAATCAATTTTTTTTATGGTGGCTTCACCAACAATAGATTTACCTCCACCTGATTGATATATGAATAAAGTAATGTTTTTTTTTATTCTTATTCTAGATTTTTTTTTGGGCTCTCGAGAAGTATATTTTATATAAACATCTCGATTATTTGAAAACATGAAATCAATTGCTTCTTTTGGCAAAGGGAATATAATACTGACTATTTCGTCCATATTTTCACCATGCTCTGATTGTAAAAGCTGTCGTTGAAACAATCTCTCCGCCAATCTGTTCAAAAGCTCGTGGTCCAAGATGAACCATCGTATCTATCTTATGGTTTTCTAAAATTTTGATCCTCAATTTTTCAAAAGATGACAAGAACATCCAAGATTGCATGGTAATCATGGAAGTGAAACCTTTCGAATTAGTAAAATCAAGACATTTCTCAATAAATACCGCAAACAAATCAGTTTTTGAATCTGGATACGCATCGCTAATAAATTTATTTAACTTTGTGTTTATATTCCTTGAACCCATATACGGCGGGTTCGTCACCACACAACTATATTTCCGCCCCATGAGCTTCACCTGCTTCACAAGCTCCTCCAATTTCGACCCCGCAAAAACAGAATCAAGCGTCCCATCCCTCTTCAGCAACTCAAACTCATCCCCCAATCTCTCAAAATCAAACCCCTCCACCTTCAATATAGACCCGTAATTCTTGGCATCGATAAAGAAATCCCACAGCCTGCACAGTTCAGGATACTTCCCCTTATTCAAAGCGCACTCTTCCCTCGTTTCCTGGATAGCGCAAAGATTCAAAGATATCTTCTTGTTAAACAGCTCTTTATCATACATCCTCGCCTTCATCATCAGCGCAAATCCCGCAAGCTGCGCCGCCCTGTCATCAATCTCAAGCCCATAGAGGTTCTTGTTAAGTATCAGGGGCGCAATCTCGCTATCAAGATAACCCTGCGACCTGTATATCTCATACAGCACCTCAAAAGCATAAACAAGAATATGACCAGACCCC is a genomic window of Methanosarcinales archaeon containing:
- a CDS encoding N-6 DNA methylase, which codes for GSGHILVYAFEVLYEIYRSQGYLDSEIAPLILNKNLYGLEIDDRAAQLAGFALMMKARMYDKELFNKKISLNLCAIQETREECALNKGKYPELCRLWDFFIDAKNYGSILKVEGFDFERLGDEFELLKRDGTLDSVFAGSKLEELVKQVKLMGRKYSCVVTNPPYMGSRNINTKLNKFISDAYPDSKTDLFAVFIEKCLDFTNSKGFTSMITMQSWMFLSSFEKLRIKILENHKIDTMVHLGPRAFEQIGGEIVSTTAFTIRAW
- a CDS encoding DUF365 domain-containing protein produces the protein MDEIVSIIFPLPKEAIDFMFSNNRDVYIKYTSREPKKKSRIRIKKNITLFIYQSGGGKSIVGEATIKKIDFLDMNTILNTYHGRLMISDDEFRRYAKGRENKKALVLELTGLKRYKKEIQISKPVTMAGIFLTTEKMREVIGDV